A genomic region of Leptotrichia hofstadii contains the following coding sequences:
- a CDS encoding heavy metal translocating P-type ATPase, whose amino-acid sequence MKTNECTLFIEGIDCPNCAAKIERKLNTLERIKAATVDFLGKRVIVESENFSQDELAEFIQAEVNKIEHGVKISTKKLHAHSHSHSHSHAHIHDHSHSHAHGEEDTDKIKKKLLIGGILFVLGIFIPKTLFIPKLAVFLISYFIIGGDVLLSAVKNILKGQVFDENFLMAVATIGAFAIGEYPEGVAVMLFYQLGELFQGIAVNNSRKSIIALMDIRPDYANLKTDTGIKKVNPEKIKVADIIVVKPGEKVPLDGRIINGNSAFDTSALTGESLPREAKTGDNVLSGFINKTGLVEIEVAKVFSESTVSKILNLVENASSKKSKTENFITKFAKYYTPAVVITALIMAIFPPLLISGATFTDWIYRALIFLVVSCPCALIISIPLGFFGGIGGASKHGILVKGANYLEALNDVESVVMDKTGTLTKGVFKVTEINVENNVKINDFENNKTDLTQSLLLKYAAHIEKFSNHPIAQSIVSEYENSATKIDESIVKDFEEISGFGIKANINNHQILAGNSKLMNLENIKFTEKENLGTVIYIAFDGQYIGNILISDEIKADSPKAIKGIKANGIKEIVMLTGDNNAIGKNIAQKLGIDKVFAELLPNEKVEKLEEIYKTKSEKGKVVFVGDGINDAPVLARADIGIAMGGVGSDAAIEAADVVIMNDEPSKIVTAMKIAKKTKTIVWQNITLAFAVKLIVLILGLFGDATMWEAVFADVGVALLAVLNATKVLKYKVNES is encoded by the coding sequence ATGAAAACTAATGAATGCACGTTATTTATTGAAGGGATAGACTGCCCTAACTGTGCCGCTAAGATTGAACGTAAATTAAATACGCTGGAGAGAATTAAGGCGGCTACTGTTGATTTTCTTGGGAAAAGGGTTATTGTGGAGTCTGAGAATTTTTCACAGGATGAACTGGCTGAATTTATTCAAGCCGAAGTGAATAAAATTGAGCATGGAGTAAAGATTTCTACCAAAAAACTTCATGCCCACAGCCATAGTCACTCACATTCTCATGCACATATCCATGATCATAGCCACTCTCACGCTCATGGAGAAGAGGATACTGATAAAATAAAGAAAAAATTATTAATTGGTGGAATTTTATTTGTTTTAGGAATTTTTATTCCAAAAACTCTATTTATTCCTAAATTAGCTGTATTTTTAATAAGTTATTTCATAATCGGCGGCGATGTTCTGCTTTCTGCTGTAAAAAATATTTTGAAGGGACAAGTTTTTGATGAAAACTTTCTGATGGCAGTTGCGACAATTGGGGCATTTGCTATTGGAGAGTATCCTGAAGGTGTGGCTGTTATGCTATTCTATCAGCTTGGAGAACTGTTTCAAGGCATTGCAGTTAATAATTCAAGAAAATCTATTATAGCGTTAATGGACATTCGTCCTGATTATGCAAATCTTAAAACTGATACTGGAATAAAAAAAGTAAATCCTGAAAAAATCAAAGTCGCTGACATTATTGTAGTAAAACCAGGAGAAAAAGTACCTTTGGATGGAAGAATTATAAATGGAAATTCAGCTTTTGACACTTCTGCACTAACAGGAGAATCACTTCCTCGTGAAGCAAAAACAGGAGACAACGTCCTAAGTGGGTTTATAAATAAAACGGGGCTTGTGGAAATTGAAGTTGCAAAAGTATTTTCAGAATCAACTGTTTCCAAAATACTTAACTTGGTGGAAAATGCCAGCAGTAAAAAGTCAAAAACAGAAAATTTTATTACAAAATTTGCAAAATATTATACTCCAGCAGTTGTAATAACAGCTTTAATTATGGCAATTTTCCCTCCATTGTTAATTTCAGGCGCAACATTTACAGACTGGATTTATCGTGCTTTAATTTTCCTTGTTGTATCTTGTCCATGTGCTTTGATTATCTCTATTCCATTAGGGTTTTTCGGTGGAATTGGTGGTGCCTCAAAACATGGGATTCTAGTAAAAGGTGCAAATTATCTGGAAGCACTGAATGATGTGGAAAGTGTCGTTATGGACAAGACTGGAACTTTGACAAAAGGTGTCTTCAAAGTTACTGAAATAAACGTTGAAAATAATGTAAAAATAAATGATTTTGAAAATAATAAAACTGATTTGACACAATCTTTACTATTAAAATATGCCGCACATATTGAAAAATTTTCAAATCATCCTATTGCACAGTCAATAGTTTCTGAATATGAAAATTCTGCTACAAAAATTGATGAAAGCATTGTAAAAGATTTTGAAGAAATTTCAGGATTTGGAATAAAGGCTAATATAAATAATCATCAGATTTTAGCTGGAAATTCCAAATTAATGAACTTAGAAAATATTAAATTTACTGAAAAAGAGAATTTAGGAACTGTAATTTACATTGCATTTGATGGACAATATATCGGAAATATCCTAATTTCTGATGAAATAAAAGCAGATTCTCCAAAAGCAATCAAGGGAATAAAGGCAAACGGAATCAAGGAAATTGTGATGCTTACTGGCGATAACAATGCAATCGGTAAAAACATTGCTCAAAAACTTGGAATTGACAAAGTTTTTGCTGAACTGCTTCCAAATGAGAAAGTTGAAAAGCTGGAAGAAATTTACAAGACTAAAAGCGAAAAAGGGAAAGTTGTATTTGTAGGAGATGGAATAAATGACGCACCTGTACTTGCCAGAGCCGACATTGGAATCGCAATGGGAGGTGTCGGAAGTGATGCCGCCATCGAAGCTGCCGATGTTGTAATAATGAATGATGAACCTTCAAAAATTGTAACTGCTATGAAAATAGCTAAAAAAACTAAAACAATTGTTTGGCAAAACATTACTTTAGCATTTGCTGTAAAATTAATAGTTCTAATTCTAGGGCTTTTTGGGGATGCAACAATGTGGGAAGCTGTATTTGCAGACGTTGGTGTTGCTTTGCTTGCTGTATTGAATGCAACTAAAGTTTTGAAATATAAAGTTAACGAAAGCTAA
- a CDS encoding co-chaperone GroES has translation MIIKPLGERILIKQTEQEEVTKSGIVLPGTASKEKPIIGEVLAVGSKVEEVKAGDKVIFEKYSGTEVKDGEESYLILEKDNVLAIVE, from the coding sequence ATGATAATTAAACCATTGGGAGAAAGAATTTTAATAAAACAGACAGAACAGGAAGAAGTTACAAAAAGCGGGATTGTATTGCCGGGGACAGCTTCAAAGGAAAAACCGATAATTGGAGAAGTTTTAGCAGTTGGTTCAAAGGTTGAGGAAGTTAAAGCTGGAGATAAAGTAATTTTTGAAAAATATTCTGGAACTGAAGTTAAGGATGGGGAAGAAAGTTACTTGATTTTGGAAAAAGACAATGTTTTGGCAATCGTTGAATAA
- a CDS encoding Fic family protein produces the protein MKIKKYEINFEEIDKKLNKYKEPKLNEHLLKQLRKDLIIKWTYNSNAIEGSTFTLMETKVLLEDGITVGGKTMREHLEIIGHAEAIYYLEEIIKDDTELSEKEIRNIHSLITKGIENINPGQYRTVPVYISGADHIPPQPYMILPEMEKLMLWYRNEANELHPIERATILHGEFVKIHPFLDGNGRTSRLLLNFELMKNGYPPIIIEKSERAIYFESLEKGSLTGDWSDFIQFVAKKCEERIDFINSFKEKETKL, from the coding sequence ATGAAAATAAAAAAATATGAAATAAATTTTGAAGAAATAGATAAAAAATTAAATAAATACAAAGAACCAAAACTTAATGAACATTTATTGAAACAATTAAGAAAGGATCTGATAATAAAATGGACATACAACAGCAATGCAATTGAAGGAAGCACTTTTACATTGATGGAAACAAAAGTTCTGCTTGAAGATGGAATAACTGTTGGGGGGAAGACTATGAGAGAACATCTTGAAATAATAGGGCATGCTGAAGCCATTTATTATTTGGAAGAAATTATAAAAGATGATACAGAACTATCAGAAAAAGAGATAAGAAATATTCATAGTTTAATAACAAAAGGCATTGAAAATATAAATCCAGGACAGTATCGAACAGTCCCAGTATATATAAGCGGTGCAGATCATATTCCGCCACAGCCTTATATGATACTTCCTGAAATGGAAAAATTAATGTTATGGTATAGAAATGAGGCAAATGAGTTGCATCCGATAGAAAGAGCGACTATTTTACATGGTGAATTTGTCAAAATACATCCATTTTTAGATGGAAATGGAAGAACTTCCAGACTGCTTCTAAATTTTGAACTTATGAAAAATGGCTATCCTCCGATAATTATTGAAAAGTCGGAAAGAGCAATTTATTTTGAAAGTCTGGAAAAAGGTTCGCTAACAGGCGACTGGAGTGATTTTATACAGTTTGTTGCTAAAAAATGTGAAGAAAGAATTGATTTTATAAATTCATTTAAAGAAAAAGAAACAAAATTATAA
- a CDS encoding homoserine dehydrogenase — MKIGIVGLGTVGEGVLKVLTNEKESIFEKSRADIEVKYACDLNINRDFSFDFDKSILTNDYKKILNDPEIKIIVELIGGETVAKQIIIEAFEAKKSVVTANKALIAKYGVELFQRAKQNGVSFLFEAAVGGGIPIVTPLMESLVANTVTEIRGIMNGTSNYILTKMKEDNLSFDEALKIASEKGYAEADPTYDVDGIDAGHKINILASLAYGGSIKFKDMQLSGIREISTVDIFSANQLNSTIKLIASSKLLSDTSAQISVEPSLIPNSEILAKVDDVYNAIETTGSYTDKTLFYGKGAGMDPTASAVVADIVKIVTRNHIESDYFFNSTKVFEIVDSNTVKDSYYIRVSDDFDIENSPFELINQIENYYIILANNISKNEINEILKDAKEKLILRVMK, encoded by the coding sequence ATGAAAATAGGAATTGTTGGACTTGGAACTGTCGGAGAAGGAGTTCTTAAAGTATTAACTAACGAAAAAGAAAGCATTTTTGAAAAATCAAGAGCCGACATTGAAGTGAAATATGCTTGTGATTTAAACATTAACCGTGATTTTTCTTTTGATTTTGATAAATCAATACTTACAAATGATTACAAAAAAATATTAAATGATCCTGAAATTAAAATCATTGTAGAACTAATTGGTGGAGAAACTGTAGCAAAACAAATAATTATTGAAGCATTTGAAGCTAAAAAAAGTGTTGTTACAGCAAACAAGGCCCTAATTGCAAAATACGGGGTGGAACTATTCCAGCGTGCAAAACAAAATGGAGTGTCATTCCTGTTTGAAGCCGCTGTTGGTGGAGGAATTCCTATTGTAACGCCTTTGATGGAAAGTCTAGTTGCAAATACAGTTACTGAAATTCGTGGAATTATGAACGGAACTTCAAATTATATTTTGACAAAAATGAAAGAAGATAATTTATCATTTGATGAAGCACTAAAAATTGCCTCTGAAAAAGGATATGCAGAAGCTGATCCTACTTATGACGTAGATGGAATTGATGCAGGGCATAAAATAAATATTCTTGCCTCACTTGCCTACGGAGGTTCAATCAAATTTAAAGATATGCAATTATCAGGAATAAGAGAAATCAGCACTGTTGACATCTTCTCAGCAAACCAGCTAAACTCAACTATAAAATTAATCGCAAGTTCAAAGCTGCTGTCTGATACATCAGCACAAATTTCTGTAGAGCCATCATTAATTCCAAATAGCGAAATTTTAGCAAAAGTTGACGATGTTTACAATGCAATTGAAACAACTGGTTCTTACACAGACAAAACTTTATTTTATGGAAAAGGTGCTGGAATGGATCCTACTGCGTCAGCTGTAGTGGCAGACATCGTAAAAATTGTAACAAGAAATCACATTGAATCAGATTATTTCTTTAATTCTACAAAAGTATTTGAAATTGTGGACTCAAACACAGTGAAAGATTCTTACTATATAAGAGTTTCAGATGACTTTGATATAGAAAATTCGCCATTTGAACTAATAAATCAAATTGAAAATTACTATATCATCTTGGCAAATAATATTTCAAAAAATGAAATTAATGAGATCTTAAAGGATGCAAAAGAGAAGCTTATATTGAGAGTTATGAAATAA
- a CDS encoding aspartate kinase, which translates to MALIIQKYGGTSVANAERVKEVAKRVVKYRKAGHDVIVVVSAPAGRTDELIKRAYELSDSPNKREFDMLLTSGEQISIASLAIAVADLGEKAVSLNAFQVNFKTTSVHTKAKIIDIDTQIIQEKLDEGNVVVFAGFQGITENNEITTLGRGGSDTTAVALGAALNADEVEIYTDVDGVYTADPRIVKNAKKLQTISYQEMLELAASGAKVLHPRSVEIAAKYGIKIHLRSSFDDSEGTIVQREEGFDEIGNQNIDIKGEAMEKVKIAGITSSKNEGKITLFGVPDKPGIAAKVFSRLAKEKINTDIILQSSSASKELNNISFTVKSDDLKEAVAISEQIKENIGAEGVSYEEKIAKVSVVGIGLKSHYETTSEIFDTLAENNINIDMISCSEINVSCIIHEDDVDKAVTALHKRFIEIDN; encoded by the coding sequence ATGGCGTTAATTATACAGAAATATGGAGGAACTTCCGTTGCGAACGCCGAGAGGGTAAAGGAAGTCGCAAAACGAGTTGTAAAATACAGAAAGGCTGGACATGATGTAATTGTTGTTGTTTCTGCACCAGCTGGGAGAACTGATGAGCTAATAAAACGGGCTTATGAACTGTCAGATTCTCCAAATAAACGTGAATTTGACATGCTTTTGACATCAGGTGAGCAAATTTCTATTGCATCTCTTGCCATTGCTGTTGCTGATTTGGGAGAAAAGGCAGTTTCATTAAATGCTTTTCAAGTCAATTTTAAAACAACATCTGTGCATACAAAAGCTAAAATCATTGACATTGATACCCAAATTATACAGGAAAAACTAGACGAGGGAAATGTAGTTGTGTTTGCTGGATTTCAAGGAATTACTGAAAACAATGAAATTACTACGCTTGGGCGTGGTGGTTCTGATACAACTGCTGTCGCGCTGGGAGCTGCCCTTAATGCTGATGAAGTGGAAATTTATACCGATGTTGACGGAGTTTACACAGCGGATCCCAGAATTGTAAAAAACGCTAAAAAGCTGCAAACTATCTCATATCAGGAAATGCTGGAATTGGCCGCTTCGGGAGCAAAAGTGCTGCATCCAAGATCAGTTGAAATTGCAGCAAAGTATGGTATAAAAATACATTTACGTTCATCATTTGATGATTCTGAAGGAACGATTGTGCAAAGGGAAGAAGGATTTGATGAAATAGGAAATCAAAATATTGACATAAAAGGAGAAGCTATGGAAAAAGTAAAAATCGCTGGTATTACCTCTTCTAAAAATGAAGGGAAAATAACACTATTTGGAGTACCTGATAAGCCAGGAATTGCTGCAAAAGTATTTTCTAGACTTGCTAAGGAAAAAATTAATACAGACATAATCTTGCAAAGTTCAAGTGCTAGCAAAGAATTAAATAATATATCATTTACTGTAAAAAGTGATGATTTGAAGGAAGCTGTGGCTATTTCGGAACAGATAAAAGAGAATATTGGGGCTGAAGGTGTTTCGTATGAAGAAAAAATTGCAAAAGTATCTGTTGTTGGAATTGGGCTAAAAAGCCATTATGAAACAACATCTGAAATTTTTGACACACTTGCAGAAAACAATATAAACATTGATATGATTTCTTGCTCTGAAATTAATGTTTCATGCATTATCCATGAAGACGATGTAGATAAAGCTGTTACTGCGCTTCATAAAAGATTTATTGAAATTGATAATTAA
- a CDS encoding 1-deoxy-D-xylulose-5-phosphate synthase: MALEKVNSPEDLKKLSREELIVLAQDIRDAMLHRVSNKGGHVGPDFGAVELIIALHKVFNSPVDKFVFDVSHQCYPHKIITGRKFGFLDLDRYSEVSGYTNQDESEHDFFKIGHTSTSVSLATGLAKARDLRGVKENIIAIIGDGSLSGGEAFEGLNMASELGTNMIVVANDNDMSIAENHGGLYKNLRELRESNGQAQNNYFKSLGLDYVYVDKGNDLDALIEVFEKVKDINHPIVVHVHTQKGKGLSYAEKDKETWHYGMPFDSETGEKRNSYSGGLSNDTAEFLMDKMEKDSIVAVATSGTPTVLGFTRDRREKFAKQFIDVGIVEEQAVAMISGMAKNGGKPIYGVFSTFIQRTYDQLSQDLAINNNSATILIFGGGLGGMSDVTHLCWFDISLVSNIPNIVFLAPTSKEEYFAMLDWSIEYKGHPVAIRVPSQLSEDTGNVQKDFSDLNKYLVTEKGKDVAILGLGNFYKLGKEVKELLKENGIDATLINPRYASGIDETLLNELKAEHKLVVTLEDGVIDGGFGEKIARFYGTSDMKVLNYGIKKEFTDRVAPDVAFKSNRLTKEQVTQDILDIVK, from the coding sequence ATGGCATTAGAAAAGGTAAATTCGCCAGAAGACTTGAAAAAATTAAGTAGAGAAGAATTAATAGTATTGGCACAGGATATTAGGGATGCAATGCTTCACAGAGTTAGTAATAAAGGGGGACATGTGGGACCTGACTTTGGAGCAGTTGAACTAATAATTGCATTACACAAAGTGTTTAATTCACCTGTTGATAAATTTGTATTTGACGTTTCACACCAATGTTATCCGCATAAAATCATTACTGGGAGAAAATTTGGATTTTTAGATTTGGATAGGTATTCGGAAGTTTCGGGGTATACCAATCAAGATGAAAGTGAACATGATTTCTTTAAAATCGGGCATACTTCGACATCTGTCAGTTTAGCGACTGGACTTGCTAAAGCGAGAGATTTACGTGGTGTAAAAGAAAATATAATTGCAATTATTGGGGATGGTTCTCTTAGTGGCGGAGAAGCATTTGAAGGACTTAATATGGCTTCTGAACTTGGTACGAATATGATTGTTGTTGCAAATGATAATGATATGTCGATTGCTGAAAATCATGGAGGGCTTTATAAAAATTTAAGAGAATTAAGAGAAAGTAACGGACAGGCTCAAAATAATTATTTTAAATCGTTGGGGCTTGACTATGTTTATGTGGATAAAGGAAATGATTTGGATGCTTTGATAGAAGTTTTTGAGAAAGTAAAAGACATTAACCATCCAATAGTTGTTCACGTGCATACTCAAAAAGGAAAAGGGCTGTCTTACGCTGAAAAGGATAAGGAAACTTGGCACTATGGAATGCCTTTTGACTCAGAAACAGGAGAAAAACGTAATTCTTATTCTGGCGGATTGAGTAATGATACTGCTGAATTTTTGATGGATAAAATGGAAAAAGATTCGATAGTAGCTGTTGCAACTTCCGGAACACCAACTGTTTTAGGATTTACAAGGGATAGAAGAGAAAAATTTGCAAAACAGTTTATTGATGTCGGAATTGTAGAGGAACAGGCTGTAGCAATGATTTCTGGAATGGCTAAAAATGGTGGAAAACCAATATATGGAGTTTTTAGCACATTTATTCAAAGAACTTATGATCAGCTTTCTCAAGATTTGGCAATAAATAATAATTCAGCTACCATTCTTATTTTCGGCGGAGGACTAGGTGGAATGAGTGATGTTACCCATTTATGCTGGTTTGATATCTCATTAGTGTCAAATATTCCAAACATCGTATTTCTAGCTCCAACAAGCAAAGAAGAATATTTCGCAATGCTAGACTGGTCAATTGAATACAAAGGGCATCCAGTTGCAATAAGAGTGCCTTCTCAATTGTCAGAAGATACAGGAAATGTACAAAAAGATTTTAGCGACTTAAACAAATATCTTGTTACTGAAAAAGGAAAAGATGTAGCAATCTTAGGGCTAGGTAACTTTTACAAATTAGGAAAAGAAGTAAAAGAACTTTTAAAAGAAAATGGAATTGATGCAACATTAATTAATCCAAGATATGCTTCAGGGATTGATGAAACATTGCTAAACGAATTAAAAGCAGAACACAAATTAGTTGTTACACTAGAAGATGGTGTAATAGATGGCGGATTTGGAGAAAAAATTGCGAGATTCTACGGGACTTCTGATATGAAAGTCTTAAATTATGGTATTAAGAAAGAATTTACTGATAGAGTGGCTCCAGATGTGGCATTTAAAAGTAATAGATTAACTAAAGAGCAGGTTACACAAGATATTTTAGACATTGTGAAATAA
- a CDS encoding toxin-antitoxin system YwqK family antitoxin, with the protein MKYYFCEINSKKQSYLGKLVILILAMLVSTISFGVKLGTIKGLSKLSNYNELKDVDVSDITTLKIINGIPRQPGKGFSGVAVLYLDGKIIGLSTIKNGKNHGKLYAYTDNGQLIDAGEWKNGVKDGESKNYYEDGQLMNIQIFKNDVLTFAKVYNQDGSIKSTYTQTSGNRGIMEIHTKEGNKETTMKVEVIYKEINRIVYSYYTFIRDGKFEVFDNKGRLLEEGTYKDDEVVSSTKIDKFLGFIAQDSTYKVNVEDRDYFFKTLKEFNLKGLTEEHYKEQVKLFGSKSFCSSLGMVIPQYYIFEGEPVQALIESYLLKMSKDIKKVSKKYTELNDKDFITKYFKSYCKVPSESSLSFVKDYNKDPKALREFLKNPVIK; encoded by the coding sequence ATGAAATACTATTTTTGTGAAATAAATTCAAAAAAACAAAGTTATCTAGGAAAATTAGTAATATTAATACTAGCTATGCTAGTAAGTACAATTTCGTTTGGAGTAAAATTAGGAACAATAAAAGGGCTTTCAAAGTTGAGTAATTATAACGAGCTTAAAGATGTTGATGTGAGTGATATAACAACGCTTAAAATAATAAATGGAATTCCGCGACAACCGGGAAAAGGATTTAGTGGAGTGGCAGTTCTCTATTTAGATGGGAAAATTATTGGATTATCCACTATAAAAAATGGTAAAAATCATGGAAAACTTTATGCTTATACAGATAATGGACAATTAATTGATGCTGGTGAATGGAAAAATGGGGTAAAAGATGGTGAATCTAAAAATTATTATGAAGATGGACAACTAATGAATATACAAATATTTAAAAATGATGTTTTGACTTTTGCTAAAGTATACAATCAAGATGGAAGTATTAAATCCACATATACTCAAACTTCAGGAAATAGAGGTATAATGGAAATTCACACAAAAGAAGGAAATAAAGAAACTACAATGAAAGTTGAAGTAATATACAAAGAAATAAATAGAATTGTCTATTCCTATTATACATTTATTAGAGATGGTAAATTTGAAGTTTTTGATAATAAAGGACGACTTTTAGAAGAAGGAACCTATAAAGATGATGAAGTTGTAAGTTCAACAAAGATTGATAAGTTTCTAGGATTTATTGCACAAGATAGCACTTATAAGGTAAATGTTGAGGATAGGGACTACTTTTTCAAGACATTGAAGGAATTCAATTTAAAGGGATTGACAGAAGAACACTATAAGGAACAAGTAAAACTTTTTGGAAGCAAATCTTTTTGTTCTTCGTTGGGAATGGTTATCCCTCAGTATTATATATTTGAAGGAGAGCCTGTTCAAGCACTTATAGAATCATATTTATTAAAGATGTCTAAAGATATTAAAAAAGTATCAAAAAAATATACTGAACTTAACGACAAAGATTTTATTACAAAATATTTCAAGAGTTATTGTAAAGTTCCTTCGGAAAGTTCATTAAGTTTTGTGAAGGATTACAATAAAGATCCAAAAGCTTTGAGAGAATTTTTGAAAAATCCTGTAATTAAGTAG
- the groL gene encoding chaperonin GroEL (60 kDa chaperone family; promotes refolding of misfolded polypeptides especially under stressful conditions; forms two stacked rings of heptamers to form a barrel-shaped 14mer; ends can be capped by GroES; misfolded proteins enter the barrel where they are refolded when GroES binds) — MGKIIKFNEDARKALEVGVDTLADAVKITLGPKGRNVVLDRGFGAPMITNDGVTIAKEIELKDPIENLGAQIVKEVATKSNDVAGDGTTTATVLAQALIKEGLKMVASGANPVFIRRGMELASKKVIEELTKRAKKVESNEEIAQVGAISAGDVEIGQLIAQAMEKVGESGVITVEEARSLDTTLEVVEGMQFDNGYLSPYMVSDSERMVVEMDNPFVLITDKKIANMKELLPILEKTVELGRPMLIIAEDVEGEALATLVVNKLRGTLNIAAVKAPAFGDRRKAMLQDIAILTGGEVISEEKGIKLETADINFLGQAKKVRITKDNTVIVDGLGEKDAIQARIGQIKNSIAETTSDYDREKLQERLAKLAGGVAVIKVGAATETEMKERKLRIEDALNATKAAVEEGIVPGGGTILIQIAKAIEDFKLEGEEGLGVEIVKRALSAPLRQIVINAGIDAGVVIEKVKNSENGIGFDAAKEEYVDMVKAGIIDPAKVTRSAIQNAVSVSSVLLTTEVAVGNEKEESPAGGMPGGMGMPGMM, encoded by the coding sequence ATGGGAAAAATAATAAAATTTAATGAAGATGCAAGAAAAGCGCTTGAAGTGGGAGTAGATACACTAGCTGACGCTGTAAAAATTACACTTGGACCAAAAGGAAGAAATGTAGTCCTAGACAGAGGATTTGGAGCGCCAATGATTACAAACGACGGTGTTACAATCGCAAAGGAGATTGAACTTAAAGATCCAATTGAAAATCTTGGAGCGCAAATTGTAAAAGAAGTTGCTACAAAGTCAAATGATGTAGCTGGAGACGGTACAACTACTGCAACTGTACTGGCACAGGCTTTAATCAAAGAAGGATTGAAAATGGTAGCTTCTGGAGCAAATCCTGTATTTATAAGACGTGGAATGGAGCTTGCTTCTAAAAAAGTTATTGAAGAGCTTACAAAAAGAGCTAAAAAAGTGGAATCAAATGAAGAAATAGCACAAGTTGGGGCAATTTCAGCAGGAGATGTAGAAATAGGACAATTAATTGCTCAAGCTATGGAAAAAGTTGGAGAATCTGGAGTTATTACAGTTGAGGAAGCGCGTTCTTTGGATACAACTCTGGAAGTTGTGGAAGGAATGCAGTTTGACAACGGATATTTGTCACCTTACATGGTTTCAGATTCTGAAAGAATGGTTGTGGAAATGGATAATCCGTTTGTTTTAATCACAGATAAAAAAATTGCAAACATGAAAGAATTATTGCCAATCTTGGAAAAAACAGTCGAATTAGGACGGCCAATGCTTATAATCGCTGAAGATGTGGAAGGAGAAGCGCTTGCGACTCTTGTTGTAAATAAACTTCGTGGAACATTAAATATTGCCGCTGTAAAAGCTCCTGCGTTTGGGGACAGAAGAAAAGCTATGTTGCAGGATATTGCAATTCTAACAGGTGGAGAAGTTATTTCTGAAGAAAAAGGAATTAAACTTGAAACTGCTGATATTAATTTCTTGGGACAAGCTAAAAAAGTTAGAATTACTAAAGATAACACAGTTATCGTAGACGGTCTTGGAGAAAAAGATGCAATACAAGCAAGAATTGGACAAATTAAAAATTCAATTGCTGAAACAACTTCTGATTATGACAGGGAAAAATTGCAGGAAAGACTTGCAAAATTAGCTGGTGGAGTAGCTGTAATAAAAGTTGGGGCCGCAACTGAAACTGAAATGAAAGAAAGAAAATTGAGAATTGAAGATGCTTTAAATGCAACAAAAGCTGCTGTGGAAGAAGGAATTGTGCCTGGAGGAGGAACAATCTTGATTCAAATCGCAAAAGCAATCGAAGACTTTAAACTGGAAGGTGAAGAAGGGCTTGGAGTGGAAATTGTGAAAAGAGCATTATCTGCACCACTTAGACAAATTGTTATCAATGCTGGAATTGATGCAGGTGTCGTAATTGAAAAAGTAAAAAATTCTGAAAATGGAATAGGATTTGACGCTGCAAAAGAAGAATATGTAGATATGGTAAAAGCTGGAATCATTGATCCTGCCAAAGTAACTCGTTCTGCAATCCAAAATGCAGTATCAGTATCATCAGTATTATTAACAACTGAAGTTGCAGTTGGTAATGAAAAAGAAGAATCGCCAGCTGGTGGAATGCCAGGTGGAATGGGAATGCCAGGAATGATGTAA